The following proteins are co-located in the Gorilla gorilla gorilla isolate KB3781 chromosome 7, NHGRI_mGorGor1-v2.1_pri, whole genome shotgun sequence genome:
- the CRISPLD1 gene encoding cysteine-rich secretory protein LCCL domain-containing 1 isoform X2, whose translation MNMNATHIVHSGVLALYVHIIHRGNWWGHAPYKHGRPCSACPPSFGGGCRENLCYKEGSDRYYPPREEETNEIERQQSQVHDTHVRTRSDDSSRNEVISTQQMSQIVSCEVRLRDQCKGTTCNRYECPAGCLDSKAKVIGSVHYEMQSSICRAAIHYGIIDNDGGWVDITRQGRKHYFIKSNRNGIQTIGKYQSANSFTVSKVTVQAVTCETTVEQLCPFHKPASHCPRVYCPRNCMQANPHYARVIGTRVYSDLSSICRAAVHAGVVRNHGGYVDVMPVDKRKTYIASFQNGIFSESLQNPPGGKAFRVFAVV comes from the exons GGGAAACTGGTGGGGCCATGCCCCTTACAAACATGGGCGGCCCTGTTCTGCTTGCCCACCTAGTTTTGGAGGGGGCTGTAGAGAAAATCTGTGCTACAAAG AAGGGTCAGACAGGTATTATCCCCCTCGAGAagaggaaacaaatgaaatagaaCGACAGCAGTCACAAGTCCATGACACCCATGTCCGGACAAGATCAGATGATAGTAGCAGAAACGAAGTCATAAGCACACAGCAAATGT cccAAATTGTTTCTTGTGAAGTAAGATTAAGAGATCAGTGCAAAGGAACAACCTGCAATAG GTACGAATGTCCTGCTGGCTGTTTGGATAGTAAAGCTAAAGTTATTGGCAGTGTACATTATGAAATG CAATCCAGCATCTGTAGAGCTGCAATTCATTATGGTATAATAGACAATGATGGTGGCTGGGTAGATATCACTAGACAAGGAAGAAAGCATTATTTCATCAAGTCCAACAGAAATGGTATTCAAACAATTGG CAAATATCAGTCTGCTAATTCCTTCACAGTCTCTAAAGTAACAG TTCAGGCTGTGACTTGTGAAACAACTGTGGAACAGCTCTGTCCATTTCATAAGCCTGCTTCACATTGCCCAAG agtaTACTGTCCTCGTAACTGTATGCAGGCAAATCCACATTATGCTCGTGTAATTGGAACTCGAGTTTATTCTGAT CTGTCCAGTATCTGCAGAGCAGCAGTACATGCTGGAGTGGTTCGAAATCACGGTGGTTATGTTGATGTAATGCCTGTGGACAAAAGAAAGACCTACATTGCTTCTTTTCAGAATGGAATCTTCtcagaaag tttacaGAATCCTCCAGGAGGAAAGGCATTCAGAGTGTTTGCTGTTGTGTGA